DNA sequence from the Deltaproteobacteria bacterium HGW-Deltaproteobacteria-2 genome:
TTTGTTTTAATATTTACTCTGGAACCCTTGTATTTTACAAAATCCTGATCGCGCGATATCGGCCTGTCAATACCGGGGGAAGAAACTTCTAGTGTGTAAGCACCGTTAATTACTTCACGAATATCGAAAATATCGCCTAACTGATTGCTGACATTCGCACAATCATCAATATTAATGCCGCCTTCCTTATCCAGAAAAAGCCGGATAATCCAACGCGTATGCATTTTTATGCATTCCACGTGAATCAATTCCATTCCTTCTGAAATAACAACCGGCTCGGCTAACTGCCGGATTTTTTCTTTTACATCATAATCCATAATTGCTCAGAAAATAAAAAAGTGGGCATGGGCCCACTCATCAATTCATATCGATGGTTTGAAAAATAGCTACCACACTATAATTGGCAATGCAAGTATTATTTCTACGGTCTAAAAGCTGCTAAGTGGTTAATCACGGGGACAAATATCCCCCTCCGCTAACTAACGATTCATATAGTCAGTGAGTTTTATTTACCCTGCTATGCTGGATAATTCGTCCAGCAAGTTTCAACACGCTACGCTTCTGAAACTTGGGACTCATTAATGGAGCGGGCGACCGGGCTCGAACCGGCGACGTCCAGCTTGGGAAGCTGACATTCTACCACTGAATTACGCCCGCTCTTTAATGACACTCCAATTCCGAAAGCGAAGCGCAGCGGAATTGGAGTGTGGAATTATCCCTGAGCGAAGCGAATGGGATTTGAGACTCGCTGATAGTGAGATTAAGCTGGAGCAATCATGTTGATTGCTCCAAAACATTTCGGTTCAAGCTACAAGCTTGAACCAGCAAAATATTGCCATTTAATATCCTCCGCTGGCGGAGGTGTCCCGATGAATCATCGGGACGGAGGTGGATAAAATTCACGTAATGCGTAACTGACCAATGCTAGGTATGTCTCAAAAATTTCCACCCCCTGCCCCCGCCAGCGGGGGACATTACTCATTACGTACAATTAATATTTGCAATTGCGACACAGTCTCGAAGGCGTGAATTACATCTCAGTGATTTTTTACGGATTCATCATCCGGTGCTATACAGATTTCCAGAATCCGATCCACGTTAAAGACGCGTTTTTGATTGCGCTCCAGGCAATAGGCTCCCAATCCCAAAAACGAATGTCCGTTGTATTCCATATCTTCTATCACCACCGGCCGGATTATCCGTTTTGATTTTTCATCTTTTGCTTTAAGATAAACAATCTCGACGGTTTGTTTTTCTTTAATCGCCGCGGCCAGCATCTTAAGTTTATCCTCGCGGCTGCAGGTAAGCGCGGCTTTGGCGTACTGCATGCCGGTTAAAAATTTGACCACCTGCCAATCCATCATAATATGATTTTTCTTTAAGGGTTGTTTCAGGACGATACCTTCCAGAGTTGTGCAGCGGGAGAGAGCCACATACATCTGCCCATGAGCGAAAGTGCCGCGTCCCACGTCAATGACAACCTTTTCAAATGTTTTACCCTGGCTTTTGTGAATGGTCACGGCAAAAGCCAGCCGCACCGGATACTGGCGGAAAGACCCGACCTCTTCCGAGCGCAGTTCCTCATTTTTGAGAAAGAATTTATAGATTTTCCAAGTGTACGGAGAAATTTGCACCGTTTCACCATTA
Encoded proteins:
- a CDS encoding ribosome maturation factor RimP, which produces MDYDVKEKIRQLAEPVVISEGMELIHVECIKMHTRWIIRLFLDKEGGINIDDCANVSNQLGDIFDIREVINGAYTLEVSSPGIDRPISRDQDFVKYKGSRVNIKTNVKVEGMKNFHGILSDYVEENGRKMVLIDISGKIYRIPQNDVSKANLAMPDKL